The following proteins are co-located in the Microbacterium immunditiarum genome:
- a CDS encoding glutamate-5-semialdehyde dehydrogenase yields the protein MTATAATTARDRMLLAKEAARSVGRLTDAEKRDALLAIADAIEAATPAIVEANAEDLERGRATGLSVALQDRLRLDDPRVGALATAVREVAALPDPVGRVLDERVLPNGVALTKVSVPFGVVGSIYEARPNVTVDIAALALRSGNAVVLRGGTAAELTNAALVDVMRDALADRGIDPEAIQTVDSFGREGARELMHARGIVDVLVPRGSAQLIEAVVTESSVPVIETGAGVVHIVLDASAPLEWARDIVVNAKVQRPSVCNAVETVLVHRDAAERLVSPVVAALQEQGVTVHGDDRVSALAEGVVPATDDDWATEYLSLDLSMRVVDDLDDALAHIRRYSTHHTESIITQDDASAERFLAEVDSAVVMANASTRFTDGAEFGFGAEVGISTQKLHARGPMGLAELTSTKWIARGAGQVRE from the coding sequence ATGACCGCCACCGCCGCGACGACCGCCCGCGACCGCATGCTGCTCGCGAAGGAGGCCGCGCGCAGTGTGGGACGCCTGACCGACGCCGAGAAGCGCGACGCCCTGCTCGCCATCGCCGACGCCATCGAGGCGGCGACTCCCGCGATCGTCGAGGCGAACGCCGAGGATCTCGAGCGCGGCCGCGCCACGGGGCTCAGCGTCGCCCTGCAGGACCGCCTGCGCCTCGACGACCCCCGTGTCGGCGCCCTCGCGACGGCCGTGCGCGAGGTCGCGGCACTGCCGGACCCGGTCGGGCGCGTTCTCGACGAGCGGGTGTTGCCGAACGGCGTCGCACTGACGAAGGTCTCGGTGCCGTTCGGCGTCGTGGGCTCGATCTATGAGGCGCGTCCGAACGTGACGGTCGACATCGCCGCGCTCGCGTTGCGCTCCGGCAACGCCGTCGTGCTGCGCGGCGGGACTGCCGCCGAGCTCACGAACGCCGCGCTCGTGGACGTGATGCGCGACGCTCTCGCCGACCGGGGGATCGACCCCGAGGCGATCCAGACGGTCGACTCGTTCGGGCGCGAGGGCGCGCGCGAGCTCATGCACGCGCGTGGCATCGTCGACGTGCTCGTGCCGCGGGGGAGCGCGCAGCTCATCGAGGCGGTCGTCACCGAGTCATCCGTCCCGGTCATCGAGACCGGCGCCGGCGTCGTCCACATCGTGCTCGACGCGAGTGCGCCCCTCGAGTGGGCGCGCGACATCGTCGTGAACGCGAAGGTGCAGCGCCCGAGCGTGTGCAACGCCGTCGAGACTGTGCTCGTGCACCGCGACGCGGCCGAGCGGCTCGTCTCGCCGGTGGTGGCGGCACTCCAGGAGCAGGGAGTGACCGTGCACGGCGACGACCGCGTGTCGGCGCTCGCCGAGGGCGTCGTTCCGGCGACGGACGACGACTGGGCGACCGAGTACCTGAGCCTCGACCTATCGATGCGCGTGGTCGACGACCTCGACGACGCGCTCGCGCACATCCGCCGCTACTCGACCCACCACACCGAGTCGATCATCACCCAGGACGACGCGAGCGCGGAGCGCTTCCTCGCCGAGGTCGACTCCGCGGTCGTCATGGCGAACGCGTCGACGCGCTTCACCGACGGCGCCGAATTCGGGTTCGGCGCCGAGGTCGGGATCTCGACGCAGAAGCTCCACGCACGCGGTCCGATGGGTCTCGCGGAGCTCACGAGCACGAAGTGGATCGCGCGCGGGGCCGGACAGGTTCGCGAGTGA
- the proB gene encoding glutamate 5-kinase, which translates to MSAAERQDIPGSRRVVVKVGSSSISGDNAPRIQAIVEALAAAHARGTEIVLVSSGAIATGMPFLSLGERPTDLATQQAAAAVGQNVLIYRYQEALRPFRVVAGQVLLTAGDLENPMHRSNARRAMERLLGLRILPIVNENDTVATHEIRFGDNDRLAALVAQLIGADALVLLSDIEALYTRPPDEPGAHPIHRIAYGEDLHGFEFGSVVVNSVGTGGAATKVSAARLAAASGVGVLVTSADLVDRALAGDEIGTWFAPNPEPASSAGTGPLRTISSSLPADKLTG; encoded by the coding sequence GTGAGCGCAGCCGAGCGACAGGACATCCCCGGTTCCCGCCGGGTCGTCGTGAAGGTGGGGTCGTCATCGATCAGCGGTGACAACGCCCCGCGCATCCAGGCGATCGTCGAGGCGCTCGCCGCCGCGCATGCCCGCGGCACCGAGATCGTGCTGGTCTCATCCGGTGCCATCGCGACGGGCATGCCCTTCCTGTCGCTCGGGGAGCGACCCACAGACCTGGCGACGCAGCAGGCAGCGGCCGCGGTCGGGCAGAACGTGCTCATCTACCGGTATCAGGAGGCCCTGCGGCCGTTCCGCGTGGTCGCGGGCCAGGTGCTGCTCACTGCCGGAGACTTGGAGAACCCGATGCACCGCTCGAACGCGCGCCGCGCGATGGAGCGCCTCCTGGGCCTTCGGATCCTCCCGATCGTGAACGAGAACGACACGGTCGCCACGCACGAGATCCGCTTCGGTGACAACGACCGCCTCGCAGCTCTCGTGGCGCAGCTCATCGGCGCTGATGCCCTCGTACTGCTGAGCGACATCGAGGCGCTCTACACGCGCCCGCCGGACGAGCCCGGGGCGCACCCCATCCACCGCATCGCATACGGCGAGGACCTCCATGGGTTCGAGTTCGGCTCGGTCGTGGTCAACAGCGTCGGAACCGGAGGAGCGGCGACCAAGGTGTCCGCCGCGCGGCTGGCCGCGGCATCCGGTGTCGGTGTGCTCGTCACGAGCGCCGATCTCGTCGATCGCGCCCTCGCCGGCGACGAGATCGGAACGTGGTTCGCGCCGAATCCCGAGCCCGCGTCGTCCGCCGGCACAGGACCCCTGCGCACGATCTCGAGCTCGCTGCCCGCCGATAAACTGACGGGATGA
- the obgE gene encoding GTPase ObgE: MVTFVDRVTLHLRAGKGGNGCVSVRREKFKPLAGPDGGNGGHGGDIVLVADPQVTTLLSYHHSPHRSGGNGGFGMGDNRSGANGESLELPVPVGTVVKDPSGEVLVDMIDPGMRFVVAPGGLGGLGNAALASPKRKAPGFALLGTPGWEGDVILELKTVADVALVGFPSAGKSSLIAAISAARPKIADYPFTTLHPNLGVVQAGDVRYTVADVPGLIEGASEGKGLGLEFLRHVERCTALVHVLDCATLEPGRDPLTDLDVILSELAAYPVPEGQVPLLERPQLIALNKIDVPEAKDLADLVRPDLEERGFRVFEISTVSHAGLRPLTYALGEIVAEHRAAEAVKPAPERIVIRPKGAEQEFTVRAEGGTYGPVYRVRGAKPERWVYQTDFQNDEAVGYLADRLERLGVEDELYRVGATPGSTVIIGGDDGVVFDWQPSLSSVAELMTAPRGTDPRLDASGRRTTAERRERYHERMDAKAEARAELEAERLTAREHDIEAIDDIDEEDE; the protein is encoded by the coding sequence ATGGTCACGTTCGTCGACCGCGTCACGCTGCACCTGCGTGCCGGCAAGGGGGGCAACGGCTGCGTGTCGGTGCGCCGCGAGAAGTTCAAGCCGCTGGCCGGCCCCGACGGCGGCAACGGCGGTCACGGCGGCGACATCGTGCTCGTCGCCGACCCGCAGGTGACGACGCTCCTGTCGTACCACCACTCGCCGCACCGCTCCGGGGGCAACGGCGGCTTCGGCATGGGCGACAACCGCTCGGGCGCCAACGGCGAATCCCTCGAGCTGCCCGTCCCCGTCGGCACCGTCGTGAAGGACCCGTCCGGTGAGGTCCTCGTCGATATGATCGACCCCGGCATGCGGTTCGTCGTCGCTCCGGGCGGCCTCGGTGGACTCGGCAACGCCGCTCTCGCCTCCCCCAAGCGCAAGGCCCCCGGCTTCGCGCTGCTCGGCACGCCGGGCTGGGAGGGCGATGTCATCCTCGAGCTCAAGACCGTCGCCGACGTGGCTCTCGTCGGCTTCCCGTCGGCGGGCAAGTCGAGCCTCATCGCGGCGATCTCCGCCGCGCGGCCCAAGATCGCGGATTACCCGTTCACGACGCTGCATCCGAATCTCGGCGTCGTCCAGGCGGGTGACGTGCGCTACACCGTGGCCGACGTCCCTGGACTCATCGAGGGCGCCAGCGAGGGCAAGGGACTCGGACTCGAGTTCCTGCGGCACGTCGAGCGGTGCACGGCGCTCGTGCACGTGCTCGACTGCGCGACGCTCGAGCCCGGGCGCGACCCGCTCACCGACCTCGACGTGATCCTCTCCGAGCTCGCCGCGTATCCCGTCCCCGAAGGCCAGGTGCCGCTGCTCGAGCGCCCGCAGCTCATCGCGCTCAACAAGATCGACGTGCCCGAGGCGAAGGACCTCGCCGATCTCGTGCGCCCCGACCTCGAGGAGCGCGGATTCCGCGTGTTCGAGATCTCGACCGTGAGTCACGCTGGCCTTCGCCCGCTCACCTACGCGCTCGGCGAGATCGTCGCCGAGCACCGCGCCGCCGAGGCGGTCAAGCCCGCGCCCGAGCGCATCGTCATCCGGCCCAAGGGTGCCGAGCAGGAGTTCACCGTGCGTGCCGAAGGCGGCACCTACGGCCCGGTCTACCGCGTGCGCGGGGCGAAGCCCGAGCGCTGGGTGTACCAGACCGACTTCCAGAACGACGAGGCCGTCGGCTACCTCGCCGACCGCCTCGAGCGCCTCGGCGTCGAAGACGAGCTCTACCGCGTAGGTGCGACGCCAGGCTCGACCGTCATCATCGGCGGAGACGACGGCGTCGTCTTCGACTGGCAGCCGTCGCTTTCCTCCGTGGCCGAGCTCATGACCGCGCCGCGCGGCACCGACCCGCGGCTCGACGCGTCCGGGCGGCGCACGACGGCGGAGCGCCGCGAGCGCTACCACGAGCGCATGGACGCGAAGGCCGAGGCGCGGGCCGAGCTCGAGGCCGAGCGGCTCACGGCACGCGAGCACGACATCGAAGCGATCGACGACATCGACGAGGAGGATGAGTGA
- the rpmA gene encoding 50S ribosomal protein L27, with the protein MAHKKGASSTRNGRDSNAQRLGVKRFGGQVVNAGEILVRQRGTHFHPGANVGRGGDDTLFALAAGAVEFGTKGGRKVVNIVATAE; encoded by the coding sequence ATGGCACACAAGAAGGGCGCAAGCTCCACCCGCAACGGTCGTGACTCGAACGCCCAGCGCCTCGGCGTGAAGCGCTTCGGCGGCCAGGTCGTCAACGCCGGCGAGATCCTCGTCCGCCAGCGCGGCACGCACTTCCACCCCGGCGCCAACGTCGGCCGTGGCGGCGACGACACGCTGTTCGCCCTCGCGGCGGGCGCTGTCGAGTTCGGCACCAAGGGCGGCCGCAAGGTCGTCAACATCGTCGCGACGGCGGAGTGA
- the rplU gene encoding 50S ribosomal protein L21: MVYAVVRAGGRQEKVEVGTIVVLDRQAAKVGDKIELPAVLFVDGDSVTTDADKLAKVTVTAEVLGEERGPKIVIQKFKNKTGYKKRQGHRQELTRVKITGIK; this comes from the coding sequence GTGGTTTACGCAGTTGTGCGCGCCGGCGGGCGACAGGAGAAGGTCGAGGTCGGCACGATCGTCGTTCTCGATCGCCAGGCCGCGAAGGTCGGCGACAAGATCGAGCTGCCCGCCGTGCTGTTCGTCGACGGCGACTCCGTCACGACCGACGCCGACAAGCTCGCGAAGGTCACTGTGACCGCCGAGGTTCTCGGTGAGGAGCGCGGCCCGAAGATCGTGATCCAGAAGTTCAAGAACAAGACCGGCTACAAGAAGCGCCAGGGCCACCGTCAGGAGCTCACGCGCGTCAAGATCACCGGCATCAAGTAA
- a CDS encoding DUF4031 domain-containing protein: MAILIDDPLWPAHGRRWAHLVSDSNLDELHEFAAANGIPRRGFDLDHYDVPEEAHARLVAAGAQHVSGHTLVRALIASGLRVRGRDRR, encoded by the coding sequence GTGGCGATCCTGATCGACGACCCCCTGTGGCCCGCACACGGGCGGCGGTGGGCGCACCTGGTCAGCGACTCGAACCTCGACGAGCTCCACGAGTTCGCGGCCGCGAACGGCATCCCGCGGCGCGGGTTCGACCTCGACCACTACGACGTGCCGGAAGAGGCGCACGCGCGCCTCGTGGCGGCAGGCGCTCAACACGTGAGCGGCCACACGCTCGTGCGCGCGCTCATCGCGTCAGGTCTGCGCGTGCGCGGCCGCGACCGGCGCTGA
- a CDS encoding Rne/Rng family ribonuclease — MADENDTHADPRPESDAPVASPQPAEADDAASAETEAVIESVEATEGDSAPAAPETDAAPAEPAGDSVSEPQQEPADDREQAAETPAETDTEAAPADAAPQDASEETESAGEETPLTAQSLGLLPEVFVSAVSTELRFYAPEITFLPSRPAPRRDDDNGSAGSRRRRRRGGGEGRDEASDSSKDSGDQPAPRKQRAVELITEPQRIKGSTRLEAKKQRRRDGREAGRRRAVVTEAEFLARREAVDREMIVRSKNGRIQIAVLEDKVLVEHYVARNQDASLIGNVYLGRVQNVLPSMEAAFVDIGRGRNAVLYSGEVDWDAVETGNQPRRIELALKTGDRVLVQVTKDPVGHKGARLTSQISLPGRYLVYVPGGAMNGISRKLPDTERARLKKILKEVLPESSGVIVRTAAEGATEEQLTRDVQRLTNQWEHISKQVETIQAPALLHSEPDLLVKIVRDVFNEDFSRMLIQGDDAHHTITKYLESVAPDLLERVEGYDGDGDPFDEFRITEQIEKALDRKVWLPSGGSLVIDRTEAMTVIDVNTGKFVGSGGNLEETVTKNNLEAAEEIVRQLRLRDIGGIIVVDFIDMVLESNRDLVLRRLVECLSRDRTKHQVAEVTSLGLVQMTRKKLGLGLLETFSEPCEVCAGRGLIVHHDPVVKHRAAPSAQGGGRRSSRQSGGGSQPGAGTHVITEGVKSALAQIAASTIHHPDEEASEHSANEPSLQLPVVEKVDKPEKADKPERKKRKKKTDAASPPPKSEKELLLDSVLNALPEPKAPGQGRARRRVTTAALTGTPVAHTPSDD; from the coding sequence ATGGCTGATGAGAATGACACACACGCCGATCCCCGCCCCGAATCCGACGCTCCCGTAGCCTCTCCGCAGCCTGCGGAGGCGGACGACGCGGCGAGCGCCGAGACCGAGGCGGTCATCGAGTCCGTCGAGGCGACCGAGGGCGACAGCGCCCCGGCGGCGCCGGAGACGGATGCTGCGCCGGCCGAGCCGGCCGGGGATTCCGTCTCCGAGCCGCAGCAGGAGCCGGCGGATGACCGGGAGCAGGCGGCGGAGACGCCGGCTGAGACCGACACGGAGGCAGCGCCCGCGGACGCAGCTCCGCAGGACGCTTCGGAAGAGACCGAGTCGGCGGGCGAAGAGACGCCGTTGACCGCGCAGAGCCTGGGCCTGCTGCCCGAGGTGTTCGTGTCGGCGGTCTCGACCGAGCTCCGCTTCTACGCACCCGAGATCACGTTCCTGCCGTCCCGTCCCGCCCCGCGGCGCGACGACGACAACGGCTCGGCCGGATCGCGCCGGCGCCGCCGCCGCGGCGGGGGAGAGGGGCGCGACGAGGCATCCGACTCTTCGAAGGATTCCGGCGACCAGCCCGCTCCGCGCAAGCAGCGCGCCGTCGAGCTCATCACCGAGCCGCAGCGCATCAAGGGCTCGACGCGGCTCGAGGCCAAGAAGCAGCGTCGTCGCGACGGCCGTGAGGCCGGGCGTCGCCGTGCGGTCGTCACCGAGGCCGAGTTCCTCGCTCGCCGCGAGGCGGTCGACCGCGAGATGATCGTGCGCTCGAAGAACGGCCGCATCCAGATCGCCGTGCTCGAAGACAAGGTCCTCGTCGAGCACTACGTCGCGCGCAACCAGGACGCGTCGCTCATCGGCAACGTGTACCTCGGCCGCGTGCAGAACGTGCTGCCGAGCATGGAGGCCGCGTTCGTCGACATCGGCCGCGGCCGCAACGCGGTGCTGTACTCGGGCGAGGTGGACTGGGACGCCGTCGAGACCGGCAACCAGCCGCGCCGCATCGAGCTCGCTCTCAAGACCGGTGACCGCGTGCTGGTCCAGGTGACGAAGGACCCGGTCGGCCACAAGGGCGCCCGCCTGACGAGCCAGATCTCGCTTCCGGGCCGCTACCTCGTGTACGTTCCCGGCGGCGCGATGAACGGCATCTCGCGCAAGCTGCCCGACACCGAGCGCGCGCGCCTGAAGAAGATCCTCAAGGAGGTGCTCCCCGAGTCGTCCGGCGTCATCGTCCGCACGGCGGCCGAGGGCGCGACCGAGGAGCAGCTCACGCGCGACGTGCAGCGCCTCACGAACCAGTGGGAGCACATCTCGAAGCAGGTCGAGACGATCCAGGCGCCGGCGCTGCTGCACTCCGAGCCGGATCTGCTCGTCAAGATCGTGCGCGACGTCTTCAACGAGGACTTCTCGCGCATGCTCATCCAGGGCGACGACGCGCACCACACGATCACGAAGTACCTCGAGTCGGTCGCGCCCGACCTCCTCGAGCGCGTCGAGGGCTACGACGGCGACGGCGACCCGTTCGACGAGTTCCGCATCACGGAGCAGATCGAGAAGGCGCTCGACCGCAAGGTGTGGCTGCCGTCCGGCGGCTCGCTCGTGATCGACCGCACCGAGGCCATGACGGTCATCGACGTCAACACGGGCAAGTTCGTCGGCTCGGGCGGCAACCTCGAAGAGACCGTCACGAAGAACAACCTCGAGGCGGCTGAGGAGATCGTGCGCCAGCTGCGTCTGCGCGACATCGGCGGCATCATCGTCGTCGACTTCATCGACATGGTGCTCGAGTCCAACCGCGATCTCGTGCTGCGCCGCCTCGTCGAGTGCCTGAGCCGCGACCGCACGAAGCACCAGGTCGCCGAGGTCACCTCGCTCGGCCTCGTGCAGATGACCCGCAAGAAGCTCGGCCTCGGCCTGCTCGAGACCTTCAGCGAGCCGTGCGAGGTGTGCGCGGGCCGCGGCCTCATCGTGCACCACGACCCGGTCGTGAAGCACCGCGCGGCACCGAGCGCGCAAGGCGGCGGTCGCCGGTCGTCGCGCCAGAGCGGCGGTGGGTCCCAGCCCGGCGCGGGCACGCACGTGATCACCGAGGGCGTCAAGTCCGCCCTCGCGCAGATCGCCGCGTCGACGATCCACCACCCCGACGAGGAGGCGAGCGAGCACTCGGCGAACGAGCCGAGCCTGCAGCTCCCGGTCGTCGAGAAGGTCGACAAGCCCGAGAAGGCCGACAAGCCGGAGCGCAAGAAGCGCAAGAAGAAGACGGATGCCGCGTCCCCGCCGCCCAAGAGCGAGAAGGAGCTCCTGCTCGACTCGGTGCTCAACGCGCTCCCCGAGCCCAAGGCCCCGGGCCAGGGGCGGGCGCGCCGTCGCGTGACGACCGCCGCCCTCACGGGCACGCCCGTCGCGCACACGCCCTCCGACGACTGA
- a CDS encoding vitamin K epoxide reductase family protein has product MPEPQTHQRPTVMAVWLIIAGVIGWWAAFSLTMERLHLLENPGSQASCDFSPLVQCGKNLESWQGSVFGFPNPIIGLAGWVAPVVVGVAILAGARFARWFWWLFELGMTLAFVFVMWLIAQSIFVLGTLCPWCMVTWVVTIPSFYVVTLHVLRTGILPAPASIRRGADTLMGWTPLLAVISYAIVAVIAQARLDVLGSLF; this is encoded by the coding sequence ATGCCCGAACCGCAGACGCACCAGCGCCCCACCGTCATGGCCGTGTGGCTCATCATCGCCGGGGTCATCGGCTGGTGGGCGGCGTTCTCGCTGACGATGGAGCGTCTGCATCTGCTCGAGAACCCCGGCTCGCAGGCGTCGTGCGACTTCAGCCCGCTCGTGCAGTGCGGCAAGAACCTCGAGTCGTGGCAGGGTTCGGTCTTCGGCTTCCCGAACCCGATAATCGGCCTCGCGGGGTGGGTCGCGCCCGTCGTGGTAGGCGTCGCGATCCTCGCGGGCGCACGGTTCGCCCGGTGGTTCTGGTGGCTGTTCGAGCTCGGGATGACGCTGGCGTTCGTCTTCGTGATGTGGCTCATCGCGCAGAGCATCTTCGTGCTGGGGACGCTGTGCCCGTGGTGCATGGTGACGTGGGTCGTGACGATCCCGTCGTTCTACGTCGTGACGCTGCACGTGCTGCGCACGGGTATCCTTCCGGCCCCCGCGTCGATCCGCCGCGGAGCCGACACGCTCATGGGCTGGACGCCCCTGCTCGCGGTGATCAGCTACGCGATCGTCGCCGTCATCGCGCAGGCGCGCCTCGACGTGCTCGGCTCGCTGTTCTGA
- the ndk gene encoding nucleoside-diphosphate kinase — translation MPTEETLVLVKPDAVARGLTGAILARIEAKGYALVDIKLVEPDRDRLEAHYAEHEGKPFYDPLLEFMMSGPSVAIRLAGNRVIEGFRSLAGTTDPTAAAPGTIRGDYGRDWGLKVQQNLVHGSDSPESAARELAIWFR, via the coding sequence ATGCCCACCGAAGAGACCCTCGTCCTTGTGAAGCCCGACGCGGTCGCACGCGGCCTGACGGGCGCGATCCTCGCCCGCATCGAGGCGAAGGGATACGCGCTCGTCGACATCAAGCTCGTCGAGCCCGACCGCGACCGCCTCGAGGCGCACTACGCCGAACACGAGGGCAAGCCGTTCTACGATCCGCTCCTCGAGTTCATGATGTCCGGACCGTCGGTGGCCATCCGCCTCGCGGGCAACCGCGTCATCGAGGGCTTCCGCTCGCTCGCGGGCACGACCGACCCGACGGCTGCGGCTCCCGGCACGATCCGCGGCGATTATGGCCGCGACTGGGGTCTGAAGGTGCAGCAGAACCTCGTGCACGGCTCGGACTCGCCGGAGTCGGCTGCGCGCGAGCTCGCGATCTGGTTCCGCTGA
- a CDS encoding DUF4233 domain-containing protein, which translates to MSARAERRPRGAAASLGAIVLGFESVVVFLGGLVVYGLKALPAGVEPWWGIVAGAVLAVLMIVTAGLLRHRWAIALGWLWQLVLALGAIMLPALLIVALIFGAMWGYATIKGAALDRRNARLAVEAGGVADVPHETDRANGD; encoded by the coding sequence GTGAGCGCCCGAGCCGAACGTCGGCCCCGCGGAGCCGCCGCATCACTCGGCGCGATCGTGCTCGGGTTCGAGTCGGTCGTCGTCTTCCTCGGGGGGCTCGTCGTCTACGGGCTGAAGGCGCTGCCCGCAGGCGTCGAGCCGTGGTGGGGCATCGTCGCCGGCGCCGTCCTCGCGGTGCTCATGATCGTGACCGCCGGCCTGCTGCGCCACCGCTGGGCGATCGCGCTCGGGTGGCTGTGGCAGCTCGTGCTCGCTCTCGGCGCGATCATGCTCCCGGCGCTCCTGATCGTCGCGCTCATTTTCGGTGCGATGTGGGGGTATGCCACGATCAAGGGGGCGGCGCTCGACCGCCGCAACGCGCGACTGGCCGTCGAAGCCGGCGGTGTCGCCGACGTCCCCCACGAGACCGACAGGGCGAACGGAGACTGA
- a CDS encoding bifunctional folylpolyglutamate synthase/dihydrofolate synthase, with amino-acid sequence MSEKDRRRADRVYEALLLRQGERWVQPRVERTRRVLELLDDPQKTYRVVHVTGTNGKTSTSRMIESLVRAHGLRTGMFTSPHLERFTERIMIDGEPVSDAAIADAWDEVEPIVGIVDAELAAAGDAPLTFFELLTVLAFVACADAPVDVLVLEVGMGGSWDSTNTADGDVAVIAPIDLDHADRLGDTIQEITGVKAGIIKDGASVVSAHQDPAAAAVLREVAARRGASIAFEGEEFALTDDRLAVGGQVITVRGLAATYEEEYLPLYGQHQGRNAALAIAAVESLIGAGSVAIAGEILAEGLGQVTSPGRLQLVGADPTVIVDAAHNPHGARSLVAALREAFDFDEWGVVLGVLSDKDAAGIVAELAPLAAHVFATAPDSERANDADAIADLVEAAGVGVTVHPELADAAEAARQWAAAGDRRAVVIAGSVVLAGEALTLAAAEGWKSGWEA; translated from the coding sequence ATGAGCGAAAAGGATCGGCGTCGCGCAGATCGCGTCTACGAGGCGCTCCTGCTCAGGCAGGGGGAGCGGTGGGTGCAGCCGCGCGTCGAGCGCACGCGTCGTGTGCTCGAGCTCCTCGACGACCCGCAGAAGACGTATCGCGTCGTCCATGTCACCGGCACGAACGGCAAGACGTCGACCAGCCGCATGATCGAGAGCCTCGTGCGCGCGCACGGACTGCGCACGGGCATGTTCACGAGCCCGCACCTGGAGCGGTTCACCGAGCGCATCATGATCGACGGGGAGCCGGTGTCGGATGCCGCGATCGCCGACGCGTGGGACGAGGTCGAGCCGATCGTGGGCATCGTCGACGCCGAGCTCGCGGCCGCGGGCGACGCGCCGCTCACGTTCTTCGAGCTGCTGACGGTCCTCGCGTTCGTCGCGTGCGCGGACGCCCCCGTCGACGTGCTCGTGCTCGAGGTGGGCATGGGCGGGTCGTGGGACTCGACGAACACCGCCGACGGCGACGTCGCGGTCATCGCGCCGATCGACCTCGACCACGCCGATCGCCTGGGCGACACGATCCAGGAGATCACGGGTGTCAAGGCCGGCATCATCAAGGACGGCGCATCCGTCGTGTCGGCGCACCAGGACCCCGCCGCGGCCGCCGTGCTGCGCGAGGTCGCGGCCCGGCGCGGCGCGTCGATCGCGTTCGAGGGCGAGGAGTTCGCGCTCACCGACGACCGACTCGCCGTCGGCGGGCAGGTCATCACGGTCCGCGGCCTCGCCGCCACGTACGAAGAGGAGTACCTGCCCCTCTACGGGCAGCACCAGGGCCGCAACGCGGCGCTCGCGATCGCCGCGGTCGAGTCGCTCATCGGAGCGGGGTCCGTCGCGATCGCCGGGGAGATCCTCGCGGAGGGACTCGGGCAGGTCACGTCGCCCGGTCGCCTGCAGCTCGTCGGGGCCGACCCGACGGTGATCGTCGACGCGGCGCACAACCCGCACGGGGCGCGGTCGCTCGTCGCGGCGCTGCGCGAGGCGTTCGACTTCGACGAGTGGGGCGTCGTGCTGGGCGTGCTGTCCGACAAGGACGCCGCGGGGATCGTCGCCGAGCTCGCTCCCCTCGCGGCGCACGTCTTCGCGACGGCGCCCGACTCCGAGCGCGCGAACGACGCCGACGCGATCGCCGACCTCGTCGAGGCCGCGGGCGTGGGCGTCACCGTCCACCCCGAGCTCGCCGACGCGGCCGAAGCGGCTCGGCAGTGGGCCGCGGCCGGCGACCGTCGAGCTGTCGTGATCGCGGGGTCCGTCGTGCTCGCCGGCGAGGCCCTCACCCTCGCGGCGGCCGAGGGCTGGAAGTCCGGGTGGGAGGCGTGA